A single Ignavibacteriales bacterium DNA region contains:
- a CDS encoding cobalamin B12-binding domain-containing protein: MSHQINKDLFNEFFDALLKGKKDECFRISELFLAEGLSIKELYESVFKPALYKIGRMWEKNQISVATEHLATAITETILNSLYNEIKSTKKTGRTAVLACLENEFHQVGIKMVRDIFEKNGWETYFLGANTPAASVVSLAKSIKPDIIAVSFSIYSHLNILENMLTAFRQELEDIPILAGGQGFLHGGEEMLKQFSNVTYLPDLNTLEEFIQSYELETV; the protein is encoded by the coding sequence ATGAGTCACCAGATAAATAAAGATCTTTTTAATGAGTTCTTTGATGCGCTCCTGAAAGGGAAAAAGGATGAGTGTTTCCGAATTTCCGAACTGTTTCTCGCTGAAGGGCTCAGCATAAAAGAGTTGTATGAATCCGTCTTTAAACCCGCTCTCTATAAAATCGGACGTATGTGGGAAAAAAACCAGATCAGTGTAGCCACCGAGCATCTGGCAACAGCTATTACCGAAACTATTTTGAACTCACTTTATAACGAAATTAAAAGCACGAAAAAAACAGGAAGAACCGCTGTGCTAGCCTGCCTTGAAAATGAATTCCATCAGGTCGGCATTAAAATGGTTCGTGATATCTTTGAAAAAAACGGATGGGAAACCTATTTCCTCGGAGCAAATACTCCTGCTGCAAGTGTGGTATCTCTTGCAAAATCCATAAAGCCGGATATTATAGCCGTATCGTTCAGCATTTATTCCCATCTTAATATACTTGAAAATATGCTGACTGCCTTCCGGCAAGAACTCGAGGATATACCAATTCTTGCCGGCGGGCAAGGTTTCCTTCACGGCGGAGAGGAAATGCTAAAGCAGTTCAGTAATGTGACCTATCTGCCCGACCTTAACACTCTCGAAGAATTTATTCAGTCTTATGAACTTGAAACAGTATGA
- a CDS encoding HAMP domain-containing histidine kinase, producing the protein MNTFLPFWSEQLKDHLHCSNSIALGWFSLDGELKYANCFMEGLVGNKGTASFLNPDFTTLVSSPSLEGVIFQGYITFLSDSRLNTSLLAKVYKKDNEILVAGGVDVEQMINQNAVMFSLNQEISDLQRKVIDEKIALEIALKKLEEANKELITLNNTKDKFFSIIAHDLRSPFQGFMGLTEMLADEESSFTEKDFRRYSASLNKTARSLYSLLEDLLQWTQIQRNTIVQNSARISVEELINAVLHQFVSVALFKEITIRHEVEKGLSAVADMNMIQTVLRNLISNAIKFTNRKGSIFISAKRADNKALITVTDSGVGISPENQEKIFRIDAKFRTEGTEGEASTGLGLLLCKEFIEKNGGKLVLVSEEGKGSSFSFDIPLAQD; encoded by the coding sequence ATGAATACCTTCCTGCCCTTCTGGAGTGAGCAGCTGAAAGATCATCTTCACTGCAGCAACTCTATAGCTCTTGGATGGTTTTCTCTTGACGGGGAACTAAAGTATGCCAATTGTTTTATGGAGGGACTGGTTGGTAATAAAGGAACAGCCTCATTTCTGAATCCGGATTTCACAACCCTTGTCAGTTCGCCCTCTTTGGAGGGTGTTATATTTCAGGGATATATAACCTTTCTTTCGGATTCCAGGTTAAATACATCACTTCTTGCAAAAGTCTATAAGAAAGATAATGAAATACTTGTTGCAGGCGGAGTTGACGTAGAGCAGATGATTAATCAGAATGCTGTAATGTTTTCCCTTAATCAGGAAATTTCGGATCTTCAGCGTAAAGTAATTGATGAAAAAATCGCTCTCGAAATTGCCCTGAAAAAACTTGAAGAAGCCAACAAAGAACTTATAACCCTGAATAACACAAAGGATAAGTTCTTTTCCATTATTGCGCATGACCTCCGCTCACCTTTCCAGGGATTTATGGGACTTACAGAAATGCTCGCGGATGAAGAGAGTTCTTTCACGGAAAAGGATTTCAGAAGATATTCGGCTTCACTCAACAAAACTGCACGTAGTCTCTATTCACTTCTCGAAGATCTTCTGCAATGGACACAGATACAGCGGAATACTATCGTGCAAAACTCAGCAAGAATATCAGTTGAAGAGCTGATCAATGCGGTTTTACATCAGTTTGTTTCAGTGGCGCTGTTTAAGGAAATCACCATCAGGCATGAAGTTGAAAAAGGTTTATCAGCGGTTGCTGATATGAATATGATACAGACGGTTCTCCGTAATCTGATTTCTAATGCGATTAAATTTACAAACCGGAAAGGAAGTATCTTCATTTCCGCCAAAAGGGCTGATAACAAAGCACTAATAACTGTTACTGACTCTGGTGTTGGTATTTCACCTGAAAATCAGGAAAAAATCTTCAGAATAGACGCAAAGTTCAGAACAGAAGGTACCGAAGGAGAAGCAAGCACCGGACTGGGCCTGCTTCTATGCAAAGAGTTTATTGAAAAAAACGGTGGAAAACTTGTGTTAGTAAGCGAGGAGGGTAAAGGAAGCAGCTTCTCGTTTGATATTCCTCTCGCTCAGGATTGA
- a CDS encoding hybrid sensor histidine kinase/response regulator: protein MNNRSKKPTILIVDDVPENIAILGEILSDYRLKIATGGHKAIELATEEIDLILLDIVMPDMDGFDVIKRLKANPVTSEIPVIFLSVMSKPEEKVKGFRLGAVDYITKPFDADEIKFRIAAHISSSAYQRLLLNMNEELEHQVKQRTHELLLEKQRAEQASRLKSSFMALISHELRTPMTGILGSLEVLLAEITNPEHLLFLNAVKKSATRLHETLDSIVSFSNLEASRMSPNYSRFSYRERIQGIVQQFIPLIQQKKLELYIGESEDNYPGYADPVMFDLIFNNLISNAVKYSKSGKISIVFMLSEYLGHISDVIIVMDNGIGIPAEKKKTVFEEFRQADEGLNRAFEGVGLGLSLTKRLVELHRGKITLEDNPEGGSVFSVFLPRAAEEI, encoded by the coding sequence ATGAACAATCGATCCAAGAAACCGACAATACTGATAGTGGATGATGTCCCTGAGAATATAGCAATACTCGGTGAGATTTTATCTGACTACCGCCTGAAAATTGCGACAGGCGGGCATAAGGCAATTGAGTTAGCTACTGAAGAAATTGATTTGATTCTGCTTGATATTGTGATGCCTGACATGGATGGTTTTGATGTCATCAAACGATTGAAAGCAAATCCGGTTACCAGTGAAATACCTGTAATATTTCTATCTGTAATGTCTAAGCCTGAAGAGAAAGTTAAAGGATTCCGTCTTGGCGCGGTTGATTACATCACTAAACCCTTTGATGCTGATGAAATAAAATTCAGAATTGCCGCACACATCAGTTCCAGTGCTTATCAGCGGCTTCTCCTGAACATGAATGAAGAACTTGAACATCAGGTAAAACAGAGAACTCATGAACTGCTTCTTGAAAAACAGCGTGCTGAACAGGCAAGCCGTCTGAAATCAAGTTTTATGGCTCTTATAAGCCATGAATTAAGGACACCTATGACCGGGATTCTTGGATCACTTGAAGTTTTACTTGCAGAGATTACCAATCCGGAACATCTGCTGTTTTTGAATGCGGTAAAAAAATCTGCAACGCGGCTTCACGAGACACTAGATTCCATTGTAAGCTTTTCTAATCTTGAAGCTTCAAGAATGTCACCTAATTACTCAAGATTCAGCTATAGAGAAAGAATTCAGGGAATTGTCCAGCAATTTATTCCGCTCATACAGCAGAAAAAACTTGAGTTATATATTGGTGAGAGTGAAGATAATTATCCCGGTTATGCAGATCCGGTAATGTTTGATTTAATATTCAATAATCTTATCAGTAATGCTGTCAAGTACAGCAAAAGCGGTAAGATTAGTATAGTATTCATGCTTTCAGAATATCTTGGACACATTTCCGATGTTATTATTGTTATGGACAACGGAATAGGGATACCGGCAGAAAAAAAGAAGACCGTATTTGAAGAATTCAGACAGGCAGATGAAGGACTGAACCGGGCGTTTGAGGGTGTTGGCCTCGGTTTATCACTGACAAAGCGGCTGGTTGAATTGCACAGAGGCAAAATAACACTGGAAGATAATCCCGAAGGAGGTTCAGTTTTTTCTGTATTCCTGCCCCGGGCAGCCGAAGAAATATAA
- a CDS encoding response regulator, with amino-acid sequence MSAKTILIVDDAPENISILAEILSGYDIKVATNGAKALQIAEKFPNLDLILLDIIMPNMSGFEVAEKLKANPLTARIPIIFVTGQSDSASFIRGFEVGAEEYIIKPFDADEIINLVTQKLTGK; translated from the coding sequence ATGTCCGCAAAAACAATATTAATCGTTGATGATGCACCTGAGAATATTTCCATTCTCGCTGAAATACTTTCTGGGTATGATATTAAAGTTGCTACTAACGGCGCAAAAGCACTTCAGATTGCGGAAAAGTTTCCTAACCTTGATTTGATTCTCCTGGATATCATTATGCCGAACATGAGCGGATTTGAGGTTGCAGAAAAATTAAAAGCCAATCCGCTAACAGCCCGGATTCCGATCATTTTTGTCACAGGTCAGTCTGATTCTGCAAGTTTTATCAGAGGATTTGAAGTTGGCGCGGAAGAATATATTATTAAACCATTTGATGCGGATGAAATCATTAACCTGGTGACACAAAAACTTACTGGCAAATGA
- a CDS encoding PAS domain S-box protein: MKRSLKVKIFLFTAIPVLLLLGIHQAVLISDQKKQLIERTDRLMSHESHSLSEIVEAQLDFIRVVGDLGAEYVEFSERVSFGEALPYLEANIGKGKLLVGSRFAFEPFYNNGRPSMPSVSIDRDGTIFRADLAPKLNYLDSTERWYSVPKKTLQSYWEEPFRDRETGLLVCRYSVPILKQGKFLGVSTVQFIFDELTSKVLESGFPTFRFFLLSDKGKFVFHSTKNKSGLTIFDNKMSQMDSIGRMELAGKMLGGGTGKMVIPSNDNTGNLWVYYNTIPLNKWSIAVVVGEDDVLGEVNDIFAKEIIKGILLLLGILLLTFIIAGSVTRQLAEVTRQVNILTGSRHFKKITTSSKDEIGVLVSSFNELILNIDNRDQEIRELNHRFKYAFQATNDGIFDWFIKTGNLYFSDRFYVMLGYQPGEFKPTVEKWAQLNHPEYRQFSLLQAYRDLKKEGRYSRTLKMVRKDGSLIWVHAKGAAAEFDEKGNPTRVVGTISDISKLREYEDEVSSLNKSLERKIAERTAELNVHVKALDASTMTSTTNLQGDIIYVNDNLCLISGYSREELLGRNHRIINSGYHPTEFWAEVWNTLLAGKIWRGEVRNKAKNGEFFWCDTVLVPMLNEKQEPVEFYAIRIDITEKKKQEENQEIFRILVNSIPDIVTFKDTAGRYISVNNSFTQFNGFTEDQVKGKRSEEIFDEEKGRFYSDMDKKALDSSENVESEEWVETKTGQMRLLHTNKFVVKGKDNQILGIMGISRDITDQKLAEQKIIDQEEKSRTILSSVYDGIMVIDTSGHIIKINPAALTIIGYNEDEVLGGHAHEITHHHYPDGRLFPAMDCPIVDVVKSGKFVRSDSDYFFRKDGSMFPVEFSAAPIMQEGMISGAVISFRDITERKKLLAERKAAEENTKSILKSVYDGIFGTNEDGLITFINPGVERILGFKAEELIGQSSHSVFHHHYLDGTEYPAEKCAIRKTLDKGVVSRVDDEVYWKKDGTPVAVEYTVTPIFKGDFVIGSVVSFSDITRRKELENELKRTLVLADNALELSNSGFWDVALDGSQTIWESPKAVMIYGFEVNEDGRYPIAELDKGVRATDEEHADVVFKAFLSVANGETDSFDQTHKFLRPVDGKVVWIRAIGNIQADEHGVKHIYGVVTDITDRKNYEEQIARSKADTESILDSMMIPTAVTRISDDKVMRINKAAEDFHLASEEVIRDSKSIEWYANPDDRFSLIEELKRTGKIVNKEIQFKRLGNNEVRDVSVSYLPIIYGGEQCLVGSLLDLTELKNIQRDLVHAKEMADRLVDAMPIPTSVTRVEDGKIIRSNIAMAEFHGLSMEELNSTRASDWYDNPEDHKALVENLRRDGYVRDFEVTFQRYKTHERRNVLLSFIPLEYNGEDCLVGSVIDITDLKKIQDELKSAKETAESATLVKSQFLATMSHEIRTPMNAIIGLSHLIMKTQLDKRQKDYIAKIDRSAQSLLGIINDILDFSKIEAGKLVIEEIEFDLETMFDTVSNLIAHRAQEKGLEFSIYVAPDVPHHLKGDPLRIGQILTNYCSNAVKFTEKGDITVRVRQIRKVADAIKLEFAVSDTGIGMNEEQLAKMFTAFQQADSSTTRKFGGTGLGLAISKRLSELMGGEAWVESEPGKGSTFYFTVIARQATEKKTKEFRPSPDLRGIKVLVVDDNETSRMILNEALVSFSFRVKTVDSGIKAIRELESALREPYQLVLMDWKMPDMDGLETSRLIRMNSGIKTPAIIMVTAFGKEEIAHRASEIGINGFLTKPVNHSILFDSIMQVFGKTGERIVETEQTGTAYSGIEEIKGARVLLTEDNEINQQVATELLEAAGMRVEIANNGAEAVEKIKNSGVPGKYDLVFMDLQMPVMDGYTATIEIRKLKEYSELPIVAMTADAMSGVKEKCIMLGMKGFISKPINPDEVYQALVTWIKPGKRVSDAAPAENKPAAEVELPALQFVNIEEGLKRVNNNKKLYLNLLTKFSESQNNTVENIKSAIRNGDIELAIRLAHTLKGVAGNLGAKSVQEISGRVEYTLRDNRLDETLPLIYEMQSQLEPALTEITEWLNSMKKTQPAVSGELDKVRFTNLLNELAELLRQDDFESYKKIDEIEALPGVAEFHGQLQEIQKDIKNFSFEEALQKVNQVVKKI; this comes from the coding sequence ATGAAAAGATCGCTTAAAGTCAAAATATTTCTGTTCACAGCCATTCCGGTTCTCCTGCTCCTGGGCATACATCAGGCTGTTCTGATCTCTGATCAGAAAAAACAGCTTATTGAGAGAACTGACAGGTTAATGTCTCATGAATCACACTCGTTGTCTGAAATTGTTGAGGCACAGTTAGATTTTATCAGGGTGGTTGGCGATCTCGGGGCAGAATATGTGGAGTTTTCTGAGCGGGTTTCATTCGGGGAAGCTCTGCCTTATCTCGAGGCAAATATTGGGAAGGGGAAACTGCTAGTGGGGAGCCGGTTTGCGTTCGAACCTTTTTACAATAATGGGAGACCTTCTATGCCATCCGTTTCTATTGATAGGGATGGTACCATTTTTCGAGCTGATTTAGCACCAAAGTTGAATTATCTGGACAGTACAGAACGCTGGTATTCTGTACCAAAGAAAACTTTACAATCTTATTGGGAAGAACCATTTCGTGACAGGGAGACAGGTCTGCTGGTCTGCAGATATTCGGTCCCGATTTTGAAACAAGGGAAATTTCTCGGGGTCTCAACCGTTCAGTTTATTTTCGATGAACTTACCAGTAAGGTACTTGAATCGGGTTTTCCCACATTCCGCTTTTTTCTGCTCTCTGACAAAGGGAAGTTTGTTTTTCATTCAACAAAAAACAAATCAGGGTTAACGATTTTTGACAATAAAATGTCTCAGATGGATTCTATCGGCCGGATGGAATTAGCAGGAAAAATGCTCGGGGGAGGGACAGGTAAAATGGTAATTCCCTCGAATGATAATACCGGAAACCTATGGGTGTATTACAACACCATCCCGTTGAATAAATGGAGTATTGCCGTTGTTGTGGGTGAAGATGATGTTCTCGGTGAAGTTAATGATATTTTTGCAAAAGAGATCATTAAAGGTATCCTTTTATTACTCGGAATTCTACTCCTGACATTTATTATTGCCGGAAGTGTAACAAGACAATTGGCAGAAGTTACCCGTCAGGTAAATATTCTTACCGGGAGCAGGCACTTCAAGAAAATCACAACAAGTTCAAAGGATGAAATCGGGGTTTTGGTAAGTTCATTTAATGAACTGATACTGAACATTGATAACCGTGATCAGGAGATCAGGGAACTGAATCACCGATTTAAATACGCCTTTCAGGCCACAAATGACGGCATATTCGACTGGTTTATCAAGACTGGCAATCTCTATTTCAGCGACCGTTTTTATGTTATGCTCGGATATCAGCCGGGTGAATTTAAACCGACAGTAGAAAAATGGGCTCAGCTGAATCATCCCGAATACCGTCAGTTCTCGCTGCTGCAGGCTTACAGGGATCTTAAGAAAGAGGGAAGATACTCAAGGACATTAAAAATGGTCCGCAAAGATGGCAGCTTGATCTGGGTACATGCAAAAGGTGCGGCAGCTGAATTTGATGAAAAGGGTAATCCTACGCGCGTTGTTGGCACCATCTCTGATATTTCTAAACTCAGGGAATATGAAGATGAGGTTAGTAGCCTTAATAAATCTCTTGAAAGAAAAATTGCGGAAAGAACCGCTGAACTGAATGTTCATGTTAAAGCGCTTGATGCTTCAACAATGACTTCCACTACAAACCTCCAGGGGGATATTATCTATGTCAATGATAACCTTTGTCTTATTTCCGGATATTCACGTGAGGAACTGCTTGGCCGGAATCATCGTATCATTAACTCCGGCTATCACCCAACCGAATTCTGGGCTGAGGTTTGGAATACATTATTAGCTGGCAAAATCTGGCGCGGTGAGGTTCGGAATAAGGCAAAAAATGGAGAGTTTTTCTGGTGTGATACAGTCCTGGTGCCGATGCTTAATGAAAAGCAGGAGCCGGTGGAGTTTTATGCAATTAGAATTGATATTACTGAAAAGAAGAAACAGGAGGAGAATCAGGAAATATTCCGGATTCTGGTTAATTCCATCCCTGATATCGTAACTTTTAAGGATACAGCCGGAAGATATATATCGGTTAACAATTCGTTTACACAATTTAACGGATTTACGGAGGATCAGGTAAAAGGAAAACGCTCTGAAGAAATCTTTGATGAAGAAAAGGGAAGATTTTACTCAGATATGGATAAAAAGGCACTTGATTCTTCAGAGAATGTAGAGTCAGAGGAGTGGGTTGAAACTAAAACAGGGCAGATGCGGCTGCTGCATACGAATAAATTTGTGGTTAAGGGAAAGGATAATCAGATACTGGGTATTATGGGTATATCCCGTGACATAACCGATCAAAAGCTTGCCGAGCAAAAAATTATTGATCAGGAGGAGAAGAGCAGAACAATTCTCTCATCGGTCTATGACGGCATTATGGTTATTGATACTTCGGGACATATTATCAAAATTAATCCGGCAGCCCTGACCATCATCGGATATAATGAAGATGAGGTATTAGGCGGTCATGCACATGAAATTACTCATCATCATTATCCTGACGGCAGGCTGTTTCCTGCAATGGATTGCCCGATTGTAGACGTGGTTAAGTCCGGAAAATTTGTCCGCTCGGATTCTGATTATTTCTTCCGCAAGGATGGTTCGATGTTCCCGGTAGAGTTTTCAGCAGCGCCTATTATGCAGGAAGGTATGATAAGCGGTGCGGTGATTTCCTTTAGGGATATTACGGAAAGAAAGAAACTTCTTGCTGAGCGTAAAGCGGCCGAAGAAAATACTAAATCCATTCTCAAATCAGTTTATGACGGTATCTTCGGGACTAATGAAGACGGTTTAATTACCTTTATTAATCCCGGCGTGGAAAGAATTCTGGGCTTTAAAGCAGAAGAACTGATCGGACAATCATCGCACTCAGTATTCCATCATCATTACCTTGACGGCACGGAATATCCGGCAGAAAAGTGTGCAATCAGAAAAACACTGGATAAGGGGGTTGTATCCAGAGTGGACGATGAGGTATATTGGAAAAAAGACGGCACACCTGTTGCAGTTGAATATACGGTAACCCCGATATTTAAAGGTGATTTTGTAATTGGTTCAGTTGTCAGTTTTAGTGATATAACCCGCAGAAAAGAACTGGAAAATGAACTGAAGCGGACTCTGGTGCTTGCGGACAATGCACTTGAGCTTTCTAATTCAGGTTTCTGGGATGTGGCTCTTGATGGTTCACAGACAATTTGGGAGTCTCCTAAAGCCGTTATGATATACGGATTCGAAGTTAATGAAGATGGCAGATATCCGATAGCAGAACTTGACAAGGGAGTAAGGGCAACTGATGAGGAACATGCAGATGTGGTCTTCAAAGCTTTTCTCTCTGTTGCCAACGGCGAAACAGACAGTTTTGACCAGACTCATAAGTTTTTAAGGCCTGTTGACGGCAAAGTTGTCTGGATACGCGCAATCGGAAATATTCAGGCAGATGAGCATGGTGTAAAACATATATATGGTGTTGTTACGGATATCACCGATAGAAAAAACTATGAAGAACAGATAGCGCGGTCAAAAGCCGATACAGAAAGCATTCTCGATTCGATGATGATTCCGACCGCGGTTACCAGAATTAGCGATGACAAGGTAATGCGCATTAATAAAGCTGCTGAAGATTTTCATCTTGCCTCTGAAGAAGTGATCAGGGATTCCAAATCAATTGAATGGTACGCTAATCCTGATGACAGGTTTTCGCTTATTGAAGAGTTGAAACGAACCGGAAAGATTGTCAATAAAGAAATTCAGTTTAAGCGTCTCGGTAATAACGAAGTGAGGGATGTTTCAGTATCCTATCTTCCGATCATATACGGGGGTGAACAGTGCCTTGTCGGCTCGCTTCTTGATCTGACGGAATTAAAAAATATCCAAAGAGATCTGGTGCACGCCAAAGAGATGGCTGACCGTCTGGTGGATGCAATGCCCATACCAACTTCGGTAACCAGAGTTGAAGACGGAAAAATTATCCGCTCAAATATTGCAATGGCAGAGTTTCATGGATTGTCAATGGAGGAATTGAACTCTACAAGGGCAAGTGACTGGTATGATAACCCTGAAGACCATAAAGCCCTGGTTGAGAATCTGCGAAGGGATGGCTATGTAAGAGATTTTGAAGTTACATTCCAGAGATATAAAACACATGAAAGACGAAACGTGCTCCTGAGTTTTATTCCTCTTGAGTATAACGGAGAAGATTGTCTTGTCGGCTCAGTAATTGATATTACCGATCTGAAAAAAATCCAGGATGAACTGAAATCTGCAAAAGAAACGGCAGAATCAGCTACGCTGGTTAAGAGCCAGTTCCTGGCAACCATGTCTCATGAAATAAGAACTCCCATGAATGCCATTATAGGGCTTTCACATCTGATCATGAAGACACAACTTGACAAGCGTCAGAAAGATTATATTGCTAAAATAGACCGGTCGGCACAGTCTCTGCTTGGCATTATTAATGATATATTGGATTTCTCCAAGATTGAAGCCGGCAAACTTGTGATCGAAGAAATTGAATTTGATCTTGAGACAATGTTCGATACGGTTTCAAATCTGATCGCGCACAGAGCGCAGGAAAAAGGTCTGGAATTTTCTATCTATGTTGCCCCTGATGTGCCACACCATCTGAAAGGGGATCCGCTGCGTATCGGACAGATACTTACTAATTATTGCAGTAATGCCGTGAAGTTTACTGAGAAGGGTGATATAACCGTAAGGGTAAGACAGATAAGGAAAGTAGCAGATGCAATTAAACTGGAATTTGCAGTATCGGATACCGGTATCGGTATGAACGAGGAACAGCTTGCAAAAATGTTTACCGCATTTCAGCAGGCAGATTCATCAACCACAAGAAAATTCGGCGGAACAGGGCTCGGACTTGCCATTTCGAAACGGCTCTCTGAACTTATGGGAGGTGAAGCCTGGGTTGAAAGTGAACCAGGAAAGGGAAGTACTTTCTATTTTACAGTAATAGCCAGGCAGGCAACTGAAAAGAAAACCAAAGAATTCCGTCCTTCACCTGATCTGAGGGGCATTAAAGTTCTGGTTGTTGATGATAATGAAACCAGCAGAATGATTTTAAACGAAGCGCTTGTATCATTTTCCTTCAGAGTGAAGACGGTAGATTCAGGCATAAAAGCAATCCGTGAACTGGAAAGCGCATTGAGAGAACCATATCAACTGGTACTTATGGACTGGAAGATGCCTGATATGGATGGCCTTGAGACCTCACGGCTTATTCGAATGAACAGCGGTATTAAAACGCCAGCAATTATTATGGTCACTGCTTTCGGCAAGGAAGAAATTGCGCACAGAGCAAGTGAAATTGGCATTAACGGATTCCTTACAAAGCCGGTTAATCATTCCATCCTGTTTGATTCTATTATGCAGGTCTTTGGAAAGACCGGAGAGAGGATAGTGGAAACCGAACAAACAGGTACTGCTTATTCCGGTATTGAAGAAATAAAAGGGGCAAGAGTGCTGCTCACTGAGGATAACGAAATAAATCAGCAGGTTGCTACTGAACTCCTTGAGGCAGCAGGTATGAGAGTTGAGATAGCAAACAATGGCGCCGAAGCTGTAGAGAAGATTAAGAATTCCGGAGTTCCGGGTAAATATGATCTGGTTTTCATGGATCTTCAGATGCCTGTAATGGATGGATATACGGCTACCATTGAAATCCGTAAATTGAAAGAATACAGCGAACTTCCGATAGTTGCAATGACTGCTGATGCTATGTCCGGAGTAAAAGAAAAATGCATTATGCTTGGCATGAAAGGATTTATATCTAAGCCAATAAATCCTGATGAAGTTTACCAGGCTCTTGTTACGTGGATAAAGCCAGGCAAAAGAGTTTCTGATGCAGCCCCGGCTGAAAATAAACCTGCAGCTGAGGTTGAACTGCCGGCACTGCAATTTGTAAATATTGAAGAAGGGCTGAAGCGCGTTAATAATAATAAGAAACTGTATCTGAATCTTCTTACCAAATTCAGTGAGAGCCAAAACAATACAGTTGAGAACATTAAGTCAGCCATCAGGAACGGCGACATTGAACTCGCCATCAGACTTGCCCATACTCTTAAAGGAGTGGCAGGTAATCTTGGAGCAAAATCAGTCCAGGAAATCAGCGGCAGAGTGGAGTACACCCTGCGTGATAACAGATTAGATGAAACATTACCTTTGATTTATGAAATGCAATCTCAATTAGAACCGGCACTGACTGAAATAACTGAATGGCTTAATTCGATGAAAAAGACTCAACCAGCTGTCAGCGGTGAACTAGATAAGGTGCGTTTTACAAATCTGCTCAATGAACTTGCAGAACTGCTCAGACAGGATGATTTTGAGTCATATAAAAAAATTGATGAAATAGAAGCACTGCCGGGTGTTGCAGAATTCCACGGACAGCTTCAGGAAATCCAAAAGGATATAAAAAACTTCTCATTTGAAGAAGCTCTTCAAAAAGTGAATCAGGTTGTAAAGAAAATTTAA